ACCGTCTACAAGGGGCAGCAGCCGCATAATAGCGAGCGATGGTGAGGAGGACGAACATGGCGAAGGAAGCGGAAAGGTTCAGTTTGTGAAGCCGAAGGAAAAATCGCCCAACGATGTGAGTTTGTCGCGGACGGGTGGATTTGGTTCATCGCGCGATCCACTCAAGAAACCGGCTCCATCCAAGCTGACGGTGATGCTGAAATGTTTGAGCGGAGATTTGGACGACtatgaggaggaggaggaagtgcAGGAAGTGCAACAGGCACCACCACTagctgctactactacaatCACACCGTCGTCACGCATCGGGTTCAGTTTCGCACCCGCAAAGGATACCGTTGATACATCCAAACAACTTCCGACGAGTGTCGCTTCGAAACCGAACACTGGAACGGTGGCAGAGGTGACGACTTCTGCCAGCCCTTCTGCTCCTTCATCCACGGTCAGCAATGGATTATCGGCATTGATAAATAATCCCATCAAAGATACCGGGTTGGGAAAGATCGcttcaccagcagcaccaccatccAAGGAGCCTACCACAGAAACGAGCTCAGACGCGAAACTGAGCGAAGCTAAAATGGACGCCAAAGTAACGCAGGCCCCAACGGTGGACCCGGTCCCAAAATCACCAACGTTTTCATTTGGCACGCCAACGCCGCCATCCAGTACAGCGCCACCAAGTTCCGGATTTGCGTTACCAGTAAAGCcttcaaccaccaccacaactacAACAAGTACACAGAGCAGCATGGTCCCAACCGCAACGTTCTCGTTTGGTACACCGATACAAAAGTCAACCAGTTCACTCGCCGCTCTGAGCAACTCCAATTTGATTTCCTTCTCACCGGCGACGGCGAAACTTCCAACACCGGTGCTCCAGTTCGGTGGTAGTCCAGTGTCGGCAGCATCCACGACGACGATCGCAACAGCAACCAGTACGCCTATGTTTTCCTTCACCGGTGGAACTTCTACAACAAcgacagcagcagtaacaacaGCAACCGCCACGTCAACATTAGCATCTAGCGTAACTTCACCCACTTTCGGAGCTGGAACTACCTTTGGAGGTTTCAAACTATCTTCATCATCGGTAACGTTGGCAACGACTTCATCATCAGCGCAAGTACTCAGCAACACTGCAGTAGCTACTACTACGGTGACAACGCTCACACCAATATCAACCGCCCTGGCAATGGCAACACCCGCCTTTAGCTTCGGTTTTAATGCGGCTAGCAAACCTGCCGCTAGTACTTCCGCGACAATCCCAACGTTTGGTTCTGGATCATTATTTACCACCAGTACGGCGGGTGCTTCTACGACCACTACTACAGCGGCCGGTAGTACTTTCACGTTTGGCACCGTTACCACTACACCGAAATCGTCATCTTCCGCCACCAGCAGTCCGTTTACGTTTGGGACCAAAGCTGCTAGTCCTACGGTGGTGACTGGTACAGCCAGCGTTACATCCTCCATCGCGCCTACAACAACATTCCCGACGTTCGGTTCTCTGGCTGGCAGTACTACTGGCcctacaacagcagcagcagcagctgcaacagcACCAGTTCCGAATGCTAGCGCCACCAACACATCAACGACTACAGCATCCCAACCGTTCATGTTTGGAGGTGTTAAACCGGCAGCAACCGGCACTACATCCGCAAACATATTCGGTTCCGCTGCCACAAACGCTACCAACAGTAGTGTATCCGGAGCGGATGCCGTTAAGACGAACCTGTTTGCTGCCCAACCACAACAACCAAATGCTGGCAACATTTTTGGGTCTGTTGGTACTGGTGGACAACCGTCAGCAACCAATCCAACCGGAGGACCAACCTCCATCTTTGGTGCCGCCGTTTCCGGTACGACAGCAACCGCAGCAGGATCATCCGGTTCATCGCCGTTTACATTCGGTGCCGGTACAGCAGCAACCGCGTCACCAATTAGTTCGACGAATACCGTAGGCATCGCTAACAATAATACTCTTGGTACGGGAAATGCAATCTTTGGAAATGGGGGGCCTCAAGCCAATGCTCCTGCGGCTGGAATTTTCACATTCGGTTCTACTAAACCCGCGCAACCTGCAGCGTCAGGCGTGCAAAATACGGCTACTCCAGTACAGCAACAGCCGGGTCCAACAAACTCGATTGTACCAACGTTCGGTAGCAACTCCACCAACTCGTCGCCATTTACGTTCGGTGCCGTTGCGAGCAAACCAGCCGCTCCGGGAACGGGAATTTTCGGTTCGATTTCTTCCacgccaaacaacaacaacaatccttCCGGAGGACCGGTCAACAACAATTCCACTCCAGCAGTGCCCACTTTCGGTGCCAACGCTATGAACGGTGGGCCAAACGGATTACCGGCGTTCGGTGGCGGATCCATTTTTGGCAGTGCCAATTCAGCCGGATCTTCCGGAGCTGGAAACGCGACCAATGCGCCACCTTCGGCCAGTTCTATCTTTGGAACGCAAACCAACGGACCTCAGAATgtggcaaacaacaacagcaacgcaTCGGGAACTGCGGCACCAGCGGCATCCGGTGGGTTGTTCACGTTTGGAGCAAACACTAATGCGTCCAACAACACGTTCGGTGGATTTAATGCCCAGGGAGGACTAACCAATGGTATCGGAACGGGTGGACCGAACAAACCGTTCACATTCGGTGCGAACAATCCGGGAACGGTGACACAAAACAATGTAACAAACACGCCACAAGGCACAACATCCGGTGCACCAAGCGGCTTTAACTTTAACCTTGGGTCGAATGCGGCGAAACCGTTTAACTTTACCGGTGGCATCAACACGAACGGAAGTGTCGTCTCCTCACCGCCCATGTTTGGTTCACCGGTAGTAACGGGGAATACGAATCCACCTTCCGGAAATGCGGCACCCTTCACATTCGGTGCGATGGTTAATGGAGCCGGCAATAACGCCAACGCAACGCCCGGTCCATTCACGTTCGGTGCATCCGGCGCAGCACAGGCACCGGTCGCTGGTGCTGGAGGTGGTGGCGGTGTATCGTCACCGTTTAATTTCTCCGCCGGTAATGTTGCGGCCGTTGCACCacaaccacagcaacagcagcccgGAGCAGCGTTCAACTTTggtggccagcagcagcagcagcaacagcaaccgttTGGGATGGGTGGCGTTACGCCGGCATTCGGTGCACCACCCGCCTTCGGTGCACCGGGTGGTGTTGTGCCCGGTGGCGTGATGCCAACGTTCAGCATTGGCACGAACTCGACACCGAACGGACCGCCCGCTACACAACGGCGCATCAAAGTTGCAACGAGGCGTGTTAAGTGACCGTAAAAGGGATCGTCAAGAATAATGTGTAAAATTGCTGTCGCCTTAATATACGTTACAACATTCTTAAACCCGCATCAGAACCCAGGCGCGTATTCTTCGACTACGTTTAGCAAAAGAAGACAGTCTTAGCTATTTTAATTATCATGTATCTTCTTGTTGATATACTCTTGCTCTCCTGGTAGTAAGTTTTTTGCTATGGTCCCATATCTTCAGTTTAGTCAATTTCGTTAAGCCACACCTTCTCTTCCCTTCCTCATTGTCTGATAGAAATAACGATTATTATGTTGCAAAGGTTACACCACTGCATGGATGGCAAATTGATAGTGGCTGAAaattatatgtgtgtgtgtatatgaaACATTGTGTTGatgaatttgtaaaaaaaaaaacaaacaaaagaaaaaaaactgattaaTAAAACTTCAACACAACCTCCCAGTTTACGAAAGGAATTAACAAAACATGcagtaaaataatataaagttcacttgtttgtttcttcttgtCCGAATTAGTGTTGTGCGTACTGAGGTAGgagtgagtgatttaaatcttcCAGTGAATGATTAAATTGAACTTCTCACaaactttttctttgtttgtttatagaGGCTTAGAGCCtttgagactacattcgcctctctcacacacaattTTTGCAACTCTTCTAGGATTCGAATCGTAAAGAGTGTTTaaattcttttccttcttcgccATGCCGTGGAAACTCGGCGTAGGGAAGCCTAGTCATCCATCCACCatctttcttgaaattttcttACAAATATGACGAGCGGATCAAAAGTTATTAGCTTTCCGGGGAAAAGCAAACACCCATACAACATGTATGACCTACCACGGGTAGGTGGTTATAGAAGAGCGTATTTTTGGCCATTGAAACGAAGATTAAACACCATGCAatactgtttttattttaaaagtgtGATTCACGTACAGCTGTCTAGATTAGAGTAAAGTTCAAAAGAGGATGTATTAAAGAGACCTAAACGGATCTGTGAAGCTGATTTTTGGTGGCTTCCAGTTACAGTAAAGTTTGATCGCCATCGCTTTGTACTACCACCCTCCCTTCAACCAGTTGTTGAAGTTTATGTACGCTGTCGCTGTTTGGCACAGTTCTTTATAATTCGCTGAAAGTTCCACTGCAAAGCTAGCCCGATCAGTCGCAGCGGACCCAGCAGATAAAACTGCAAGAAACACAGCAATGGTCCACGCCACGGTGCCATACCGACGCACAGGATGCTCAACACCCAGCTCTCCAGTCCCATGATGGAGAAAAACGATCCTTTCAGTGCGTCCTGTACGAGTTGTTTGCCGACATGTTCCGGTTTAGCCAACCCTCCCGATCCGGATATGATTTTCGTTTCTTCCGGTTTGGTACGATTTTCGTTCTCAAAGCCGGGCGTATCGGTATCGGCCGGTAGGGCAAGCGTTACACTAACACCACGGTGACGTGCTTCCATGGCGATCGTTTCCGCTAGCCCGCGGAGTGCAAATTTGGACGCAGCGTACGCACCGTACCCATAGATGC
This genomic window from Anopheles maculipalpis chromosome 2RL, idAnoMacuDA_375_x, whole genome shotgun sequence contains:
- the LOC126556674 gene encoding mucin-19, with the translated sequence MFDRSMEQGRSGVNQAVARTMKFSGSSSSLPANERNQSTPSRLLGSYAGSSSMTMGLDRTLSTPPVAESTHIGSTSFSSAWNGTGYGGQSKRRPTSPLMNNRTLFKSSSNLTGIGRANSRVLTDAQSPGLVNRLVRYYDRSQQSQTMNRSQSLSSVYNKPGQFPLVQLRKNELRYANKDAIRRNGNFGMVRIAPPERSLFHTNKRSTIFRSGSMLLPTTNESKAGETTLFAGLGTARNGPPNVSNSVGSGGGGGDEADVENRVITPCAELEATPTRSVLDALKEISRKRINSEELDADRIKKQCQELSELDAAGSGPPSATAAVAIGTHGLATKRTREQASESSPSSPSSEQGPGLGGVGRVVHSGGEQQSQKKRLCIKNNDILSSLSSSLVAMNTPKRTISQRPDRRFNVNQATSINMSSPAIGSVPSSSSTLIGLATPEKFSNMALNTPPGSLERSDSPKASKPGTNLDRWNKPLVRGASREPIEQQLPHRPPPKITLFNRPYETSQPSASDKTSSPSTRGSSRIIASDGEEDEHGEGSGKVQFVKPKEKSPNDVSLSRTGGFGSSRDPLKKPAPSKLTVMLKCLSGDLDDYEEEEEVQEVQQAPPLAATTTITPSSRIGFSFAPAKDTVDTSKQLPTSVASKPNTGTVAEVTTSASPSAPSSTVSNGLSALINNPIKDTGLGKIASPAAPPSKEPTTETSSDAKLSEAKMDAKVTQAPTVDPVPKSPTFSFGTPTPPSSTAPPSSGFALPVKPSTTTTTTTSTQSSMVPTATFSFGTPIQKSTSSLAALSNSNLISFSPATAKLPTPVLQFGGSPVSAASTTTIATATSTPMFSFTGGTSTTTTAAVTTATATSTLASSVTSPTFGAGTTFGGFKLSSSSVTLATTSSSAQVLSNTAVATTTVTTLTPISTALAMATPAFSFGFNAASKPAASTSATIPTFGSGSLFTTSTAGASTTTTTAAGSTFTFGTVTTTPKSSSSATSSPFTFGTKAASPTVVTGTASVTSSIAPTTTFPTFGSLAGSTTGPTTAAAAAATAPVPNASATNTSTTTASQPFMFGGVKPAATGTTSANIFGSAATNATNSSVSGADAVKTNLFAAQPQQPNAGNIFGSVGTGGQPSATNPTGGPTSIFGAAVSGTTATAAGSSGSSPFTFGAGTAATASPISSTNTVGIANNNTLGTGNAIFGNGGPQANAPAAGIFTFGSTKPAQPAASGVQNTATPVQQQPGPTNSIVPTFGSNSTNSSPFTFGAVASKPAAPGTGIFGSISSTPNNNNNPSGGPVNNNSTPAVPTFGANAMNGGPNGLPAFGGGSIFGSANSAGSSGAGNATNAPPSASSIFGTQTNGPQNVANNNSNASGTAAPAASGGLFTFGANTNASNNTFGGFNAQGGLTNGIGTGGPNKPFTFGANNPGTVTQNNVTNTPQGTTSGAPSGFNFNLGSNAAKPFNFTGGINTNGSVVSSPPMFGSPVVTGNTNPPSGNAAPFTFGAMVNGAGNNANATPGPFTFGASGAAQAPVAGAGGGGGVSSPFNFSAGNVAAVAPQPQQQQPGAAFNFGGQQQQQQQQPFGMGGVTPAFGAPPAFGAPGGVVPGGVMPTFSIGTNSTPNGPPATQRRIKVATRRVK